A portion of the Chiroxiphia lanceolata isolate bChiLan1 unplaced genomic scaffold, bChiLan1.pri scaffold_66_arrow_ctg1, whole genome shotgun sequence genome contains these proteins:
- the LOC116781822 gene encoding LOW QUALITY PROTEIN: choline transporter-like protein 2 (The sequence of the model RefSeq protein was modified relative to this genomic sequence to represent the inferred CDS: inserted 2 bases in 2 codons; deleted 1 base in 1 codon; substituted 1 base at 1 genomic stop codon), translating to VFQGRCCFYAREVAPRQGISVWRLFCSRFPLSCVPWGTPQKYDPTFKGPIYDRGCTDIICCVLLVVAIVGYVVVGVVAWTHGDPRKVIHPTDSRGQFCGQQGTPNEKKPFLFYFDIVKCASPLVLLEFQCPTTQICVSKCPDRYLTYLTAHGVPGDLGYYRNFCVPTFDPRKGPIEVLKDRECPAMLIPSTPLARRCFPAIQAKKGVIMVGNETTYDDGRGHRRNVTELLEGAKXESQRVLETRQLAMKIFEDYTVSWYWIIIGLVIAMVASLIFIVLLRFLAGIMVWVMIVMVILVLGYGIFHCYMEYAKLKGEAGSDVSLVDLGFQTDLRVYLHLRQTWLAFLIILCVVELVIVLLLIFLRKRILIAIALIKEASRAVGHVMSSLLFPLCTFFLLCLCIAYWASTAVFLSTSNEAVYKVFNESACPFSGQTCRPETFNTSNVTKLCPDAQCLFAFYGGETAYHKYLIVLQFFNVFMFFWLANFVIALGQVTLAGAFASYYWAFKKPDDMPAFPLFSAFGRALRYHTGSLAFGALVLAIVQVIRVTLEYLDHRLKAAENKFAKFLLSCLKCCFWCLEKFIKFLNRNAYIMIAIYGTNFCTSARNAFFLLMRNIIRVAVLDKXTDFLFFLGKLLIVGSVGILAFFFFTQRXKLVQDTAPPLNYYWVPILTVIVGSYLIAHGFFSVYGMCVDTLFLCFLEDLERNDGSAEKPYFMSPDLRKLLKKTNAGQADA from the exons GTTTTCCAAGGGAGGTGTTGTTTCTACGCCCGGGAAGTGGCTCCGCGGCAGGGAATCAGCGTCTGGAGATTGTTTTGCTCCCGGTTCCCCTTATCCTGCGTGCCCTggg GAACGCCGCAGAAATACGACCCCACTTTCAAAGGTCCCATCTATGACAG gggctgcaccGACATCatctgctgtgtcctgctggtcGTGGCCATCGTGGGCTACGTGGTGGTCGGGGTCGTGG cctggACCCACGGGGACCCCCGGAAGGTGATCCACCCCACCGACAGCCGCGGGCAGttctgtgggcagcaggggacCCCCAACGA GAAGAAGCCTTTCCTTTTCTACTTCGACATCGTCAAGTGCGCCAGCccgctggtgctgctggagttCCAGTGCCCCACCACGCAG ATCTGCGTCAGCAAATGCCCCGACCGGTACCTGACGTACCTGACGGCCCACGGCGTGCCCGGAGACCTGGGGTACTACCGGAACTTCTGCGTCCCCACCTTCGACCCGCGCAAG GGTCCCATCGAGGTGCTGAAGGACAGGGAGTGCCCGGCCATGCTCATCCCCAGCACCCCAT TGGCACGGAGATGCTTCCCGGCCATCCAGGCTAAGAAGGGCGTCATCATGGTGGGCAACGAGACCACCTACGACGACGGCCGCGGGCACCGCAGGAACGTCACCGAGCTGCTGGAAGGGGCCAAGTGA GAAAGCCAACGTGTGCTGGAGACCCGGCAGTTGGCCATGAAGATCTTCGAGGATTACACGGTG TCCTGGTACTGGATCATCAT AGGCCTCGTCATCGCCATGGTGGCCAGCCTCATCTTCATCGTCCTGCTGCGCTTCCTGGCCGGGATCATGGTCTGGGTCATGATCGTGATGGTGATCCTGGTGTTGGGATACG GAATCTTCCACTGTTACATGGAATACGCGAAGCTGAAAGGGGAGGCGGGTTCGGACGTGTCCCTGGTGGACCTGGGCTTTCAGACCGACCTGCGCGTCTACCTCCACCTGCGGCAGACGTGGCTGGCGTTCC TGATCATCCTGTGCGTGGTGGAGCTGGTGATCGTCCTGCTGCTCATCTTCCTGCGCAAGAGGATCCTCATCGCCATCGCCCTCATCAAGGAGGCCAGCAG GGCCGTCGGTCACGTCATGTCCTCGCTGCTGTTCCCCCTGTGCACCttcttcctgctgtgcctctgcatCGCCTACTGGGCCAGCACCGCCGT CTTCCTGTCCACCTCCAACGAGGCCGTGTACAAGGTGTTCAACGAGTCCGCCTGCCCCTTCTCCGGGCAGACCTGCAGGCCGGAG ACCTTCAACACCAGCAACGTCACCAAGCTGTGCCCCGACGCCCAGTGCCTGTTCGCCTTCTACGGCGGTGAGACGGCCTATCACAAGTACCTCATCGTGCTGCAGTTCTTCAACGTCTTCATGTTCTTCTGGCTCGCCAACTTCGTCATCGCCCTGGGCCAGGTGACGCTGGCGGGCGCCTTCGCCTCCTACTACTGGGCCTTCAAGAAACCCGACGACATGCCGGCCTTCCCGCTCTTCTCCGCCTTCGGCCGCGCGCTCCG GTACCACACGGGCTCGCTGGCCTTCGGCGCGCTGGTCCTCGCCATCGTCCAGGTCATCAGGGTCACGCTGGAGTACCTGGACCACCGGCTCAAAG CCGCAGAGAACAAGTTTGCCAAGTTCCTCCTGAGCTGCCTCAAGTGCTGCTTCTGGTGCCTGGAAAAATTCATCAAATTCCTCAACAGGAACGCCTACATCATG ATCGCGATCTACGGCACCAACTTCTGCACCTCGGCCCGCAACGCCTTCTTCCTGCTGATGAGGAACATCATCAG GGTGGCCGTGTTAGATA TCACGgatttcctcttcttcctcgGGAAGCTCCTCATAGTGGGAAGCGTCG GAATCCTCgccttcttcttcttcaccCAGC TAAAGCTGGTCCAGGACACGGCGCCGCCGCTGAATTACTACTGGGTCCCCATTCTG ACGGTGATCGTGGGCTCCTACCTCATCGCCCACGGGTTCTTCAGCGTGTACGGCATGTGCGTGGACaccctcttcctctgcttct TGGAAGACCTGGAGCGGAACGACGGCTCGGCGGAGAAGCCCTACTTCATGTCCCCCGACCTGAGGAAGCTGCTCAAGAAGACCAACGCGGGGCAGGCGGACGCGTAG